In Providencia sneebia DSM 19967, one DNA window encodes the following:
- the glyQ gene encoding glycine--tRNA ligase subunit alpha — MQKFDTKTFQGLILTLQDYWARQGCTIVQPLDMEVGAGTSHPMTCLRALGPEPIAAAYVQPSRRPTDGRYGENPNRLQHYYQFQVIIKPSPDNIQELYLGSLKELGIDPTVHDIRFVEDNWENPTLGAWGLGWEVWLNGMEVTQFTYFQQVGGLECKPVTGEITYGLERLAMYIQGVDSVYDLIWCDGPLGKTTYGDIYHQNEVEQSTYNFEYANVDFLFKCFDEYEKEAQYLLSLEAPLPLPAYERILKAAHTFNLLDARKAISVTERQRYILRIRTLTKGVAEAYYASREALGFPMCHKN; from the coding sequence ATGCAAAAGTTTGATACCAAAACCTTCCAAGGTCTTATCCTGACTTTACAGGATTACTGGGCGCGCCAAGGCTGTACCATTGTTCAACCATTGGACATGGAAGTCGGCGCAGGAACCTCCCATCCTATGACGTGCTTGCGCGCGCTAGGGCCTGAGCCAATAGCTGCGGCTTATGTTCAACCATCCCGTCGTCCAACTGATGGCCGTTATGGTGAGAACCCAAACCGTCTTCAGCATTATTACCAATTTCAGGTGATAATTAAGCCATCACCTGACAATATTCAAGAACTCTATTTAGGATCGCTAAAAGAGCTTGGCATTGATCCAACAGTACATGATATTCGTTTTGTTGAAGATAACTGGGAAAACCCAACACTAGGTGCTTGGGGGCTAGGCTGGGAAGTTTGGCTAAACGGTATGGAAGTGACACAGTTTACTTACTTCCAACAAGTCGGTGGTCTTGAGTGCAAGCCTGTGACCGGCGAAATTACCTATGGCCTTGAACGTCTTGCTATGTATATTCAAGGTGTTGATAGTGTTTATGATCTCATTTGGTGTGATGGCCCATTAGGTAAAACAACCTATGGTGATATTTACCACCAAAATGAAGTTGAACAATCAACTTATAACTTTGAATATGCCAATGTTGATTTCTTATTCAAATGCTTTGATGAGTATGAAAAAGAAGCGCAATATCTGTTATCGCTAGAAGCTCCATTACCACTTCCAGCTTATGAACGCATATTGAAAGCCGCTCATACTTTTAACTTGCTAGATGCGCGTAAAGCCATTTCAGTAACTGAGCGTCAACGTTATATTTTACGTATCCGTACCCTAACTAAAGGGGTTGCCGAAGCTTATTACGCTTCTCGTGAGGCACTCGGATTCCCTATGTGTCACAAGAATTAA
- the glyS gene encoding glycine--tRNA ligase subunit beta encodes MTQQTFLVEIGTEELPPKALRSLAESFAANFTAELDGADIAHGDVQWYAAPRRLALKVASLSASQPDREIEKRGPAISAAFDANGNPTKAAEGWARGCGITVDQAERLKTDKGEWLLYRAQVKGQAVSELLVDMVNRSLAKLPIPKLMRWGDKDTHFVRPVHTVTLLLGNDVIDGEVLGIKSARTIRGHRFMGEPEFTIDNADQYPEILRERGKVIADYEERKAVIKADSEKAALALGGKADLTNSLLEEVASLVEWPVVLTAKFEDKFLAVPSEALVYTMKGDQKYFPVYDNAGNLMPNFIFVANIESSDPQQIISGNEKVVRPRLADAEFFFKTDRKQRLEDNLPRLETVLFQQQLGTLRDKTERLEALAGWIAGKIGADVNHATRAGLLAKCDLMTNMVFEFTDTQGVMGMHYARHDGEAEDVALALKEQYQPRFAGDELPSTDVSAALALAEKMDTLVGIFGIGQHPKGDKDPFALRRAALGVLRIIVEKGYQLDLVEMAEEAARLYGDKLTNKNVVNDVVEFMLGRFRAWYQELGYSIDTIQAVLARRPTSPADFDARVKAVTHFRTLEDAEALAAANKRVSNILSKSNEKLAANVSASVLKAPEEIKLAANLIVLQEKLAPMFAERNYQDALVELASLREVVDAFFAGVMVMDEDETIRINRFTLLSQLRELFLKVADISLLQ; translated from the coding sequence ATGACTCAACAGACTTTCCTAGTGGAAATCGGCACAGAAGAGTTACCGCCGAAGGCTCTTCGTTCATTAGCTGAATCATTTGCGGCAAATTTCACCGCTGAACTTGATGGTGCAGATATTGCTCATGGTGATGTTCAATGGTATGCAGCACCACGCCGTTTAGCGTTAAAAGTGGCATCTTTATCCGCTTCTCAGCCTGATCGCGAAATTGAAAAACGTGGACCTGCTATTTCAGCCGCTTTTGATGCCAATGGTAACCCAACAAAAGCTGCTGAAGGCTGGGCAAGAGGTTGCGGTATTACTGTCGATCAAGCTGAACGTTTGAAGACAGATAAAGGCGAATGGTTACTGTACCGTGCCCAAGTAAAAGGCCAAGCAGTTAGTGAATTATTGGTAGATATGGTGAATCGTTCACTCGCTAAATTGCCTATTCCTAAATTAATGCGCTGGGGGGATAAAGATACGCACTTTGTTCGTCCAGTTCATACCGTAACATTATTATTAGGTAATGATGTTATTGATGGTGAAGTTTTAGGTATTAAAAGTGCTCGTACAATCCGCGGGCACCGTTTTATGGGCGAACCTGAATTTACGATTGATAACGCTGATCAATACCCTGAAATTCTTCGTGAGCGCGGTAAAGTTATTGCTGATTACGAAGAACGTAAAGCAGTCATTAAAGCAGATTCAGAGAAAGCAGCTCTTGCCTTGGGTGGAAAAGCGGATTTAACCAATAGCCTTCTTGAAGAAGTTGCTTCATTAGTTGAATGGCCAGTTGTATTAACTGCAAAATTTGAAGATAAATTTTTGGCGGTACCATCTGAAGCTTTAGTTTATACCATGAAAGGCGATCAGAAATATTTCCCTGTTTATGATAATGCTGGCAATTTGATGCCGAATTTTATCTTTGTAGCGAATATTGAATCTTCAGATCCTCAACAAATTATTTCGGGTAATGAAAAAGTCGTTCGTCCTCGTTTAGCGGATGCAGAATTTTTCTTCAAAACTGACCGTAAACAGCGTCTTGAAGACAATTTACCACGTTTAGAAACCGTATTGTTCCAGCAACAACTGGGGACTTTGCGTGATAAAACAGAACGTCTAGAAGCATTAGCAGGTTGGATTGCAGGTAAAATTGGTGCCGATGTTAATCATGCCACCCGCGCTGGTCTGTTAGCAAAATGTGACCTGATGACAAATATGGTCTTCGAATTCACTGACACACAAGGTGTTATGGGGATGCATTATGCTCGCCATGATGGTGAAGCCGAAGATGTTGCATTAGCATTGAAAGAGCAATATCAACCGCGTTTTGCTGGAGATGAATTGCCTTCAACTGATGTGTCTGCTGCACTCGCTTTAGCAGAAAAAATGGATACATTGGTCGGTATTTTTGGGATTGGTCAGCATCCAAAAGGCGATAAAGACCCATTTGCATTACGTCGTGCTGCATTAGGTGTGTTACGTATTATTGTTGAAAAGGGTTATCAGCTTGATCTTGTTGAAATGGCAGAAGAAGCTGCGCGCCTTTACGGTGATAAACTAACAAACAAAAATGTCGTCAATGATGTTGTTGAGTTTATGTTGGGACGTTTCCGTGCTTGGTATCAAGAATTAGGTTATAGCATTGATACCATTCAGGCTGTCTTAGCACGTCGTCCGACTTCACCCGCTGATTTTGATGCACGAGTTAAAGCGGTTACGCATTTCCGTACTCTGGAAGATGCAGAAGCGCTTGCAGCCGCCAATAAACGAGTTTCGAATATTTTGAGTAAATCAAATGAGAAACTTGCAGCTAATGTGTCGGCATCTGTATTGAAAGCACCAGAAGAAATCAAATTAGCTGCTAATCTTATTGTCTTACAAGAAAAATTAGCCCCGATGTTTGCTGAGCGTAATTATCAAGATGCTTTAGTTGAACTGGCTTCATTGCGTGAAGTCGTTGATGCATTCTTTGCTGGCGTGATGGTAATGGATGAAGATGAAACGATTCGTATCAATCGTTTTACTCTGCTCAGTCAATTACGTGAGTTATTCTTGAAGGTAGCGGATATCTCTTTACTGCAATAA